A single region of the Salmo salar chromosome ssa16, Ssal_v3.1, whole genome shotgun sequence genome encodes:
- the LOC106593842 gene encoding growth arrest-specific protein 6 isoform X3, protein MQLTELLASGTFLVLLLVRWSDSLSLSPEEANQFLRRHRRANHVFEETKQGHLERECVEEKCSKEEAREVFENDPETDYFFPKYLACMEKFGDTDKKKQDLITCVHNIPDQCSPSPCNPRGTVRCEDKKGDFLCHCFTGWTGVRCEKDVNECNKRNGGCDHECNNTMGSYHCSCRRGYMLVERKLCNDVDECQDPGMCGTARCVNQDGDYDCLCETGYIYDNNTKTCLDVDECEQGVCEECVNTPGSFRCFCDGRQGKKLSHDLRSCQEITTCVSLTMKRNSRSLYLGRMFSGVPVVRLRFRRRVQTGFSAEFDLRTFDPEGVIFFAGGHLNSSWIVLAMHHGKLELQLRYGAVSRVTSSGPVVNDGQWRKISVEEQGRSLVIKIDREAVMKIAVNGDLFTLKKGMHELNLTVGGVPFKEDSLINQVNPRFDGCMREWRWLTGEDTSIQETIRSNDNMQCFSTENPGTYYPGTGFALFNITYAESQSLSIQLTLRPASTVGVLLALVYQDSVPLSISLSDYHRDNQEWREYVLVSVGDVSLYLSLYPPVCPGLCG, encoded by the exons ATGCAGTTGACAGAGCTCCTTGCTTCAGGAACCTTCCTGGTCCTGCTCCTTGTCCGGTGGTCCGACAGCC TTTCCTTGTCCCCGGAAGAAGCTAACCAGTTCTTGAGGAGACACAGGAGAGCGAATCACGTTTTTGAGGAGACGAAACAAGGGCACCTGGAGCGAGAGTGTGTGGAAGAGAAGTGTAGCAAAGAGGAGGCGAGAGAAGTATTCGAGAACGACCCTGAAACA GACTACTTCTTTCCAAAGTACTTAG CGTGCATGGAGAAGTTCGGAGACACGGACAAGAAGAAACAAGACCTGATCACCTGTGTTCACA ATATTCCAGACCAGTGCTCTCCGTCTCCCTGTAATCCTCGAGGTACGGTGCGCTGTGAGGACAAAAAGGGTGACTTCCTCTGCCACTGCTTCACTGGCTGGACAGGAGTCCGTTGTGAGAAAG ATGTCAACGAGTGCAACAAGAGGAATGGAGGATGTGACCACGAGTGTAACAACACTATGGGTAGCTACCATTGCTCCTGTCGCCGCGGTTACATGCTGGTCGAACGCAAGTTGTGTAACG atgtGGATGAGTGCCAGGATCCAGGGATGTGTGGGACAGCGAGGTGTGTGAACCAGGATGGAGACTATGACTGTCTGTGTGAGACGGGATACATTTACGACAACAACACCAAGACCTGCCTAG atgtGGATGAGTGTGAGCAGGGAGTGTGTGAGGAGTGTGTTAACACGCCCGGTAGTTTCCGGTGTTTCTGTGACGGTCGGCAGGGCAAGAAGTTGAGCCACGACCTCAGGAGCTGTCAG GAGATCACTACATGTGTCTCTCTCACCATGAAGAGGAACTCCCGTTCTCTCTACCTGGGCCGGATGTTCAGCGGAGTCCCAGTGGTCAGGCTACGCTTCCGCAGGAGAGTCCAGACTGG gtTCTCAGCTGAGTTTGACCTCCGTACCTTTGACCCGGAGGGGGTCATCTTCTTCGCTGGTGGTCACCTGAACAGTTCCTGGATTGTTCTGGCAATGCATCATGGGAAACTGGAGCTGCAGCTGAGGTACGGGGCGGTCAGCCGGGTCACCAGCAGCGGGCCCGTCGTCAACGATGGACAGTGGAGAAAG ATCTCAGTGGAGGAGCAGGGGCGGAGTCTGGTGATAAAGATTGACAGGGAGGCGGTGATGAAGATAGCTGTGAACGGAGATCTGTTCACCCTGAAGAAAGGCATGCATGAACTCAACCTGACTGTAGGGGGCGTCCCTTTCAAAGAGGACAGTCTCATCAACCAG gtgaACCCGAGGTTTGACGGCTGTATGCGTGAGTGGCGCTGGTTAACAGGAGAGGATACGTCCATTCAGGAGACCATCAGGTCTAATGACAACATGCAGTGTTTCAGTACAGAAAACCCCGGAACCTATTACCCTGGGACAGGCTTCGCTCTGTTCAACATCACATACG cagaGTCCCAGTCTCTGAGTATCCAGCTGACTCTGAGACCAGCCTCCACTGTTGGGGTTCTATTGGCACTCGTTTATCAGGACagcgtccctctctccatctctctgtccgactaccacagagacaaccaggAATGGCGGGAG TATGTCCTGGTCTCTGTGGGTgatgtctctctgtatctttctctctaccccccagTATGTCCTGGTCTCTGTGGGTga
- the LOC106593842 gene encoding growth arrest-specific protein 6 isoform X4, giving the protein MQLTELLASGTFLVLLLVRWSDSLSLSPEEANQFLRRHRRANHVFEETKQGHLERECVEEKCSKEEAREVFENDPETDYFFPKYLACMEKFGDTDKKKQDLITCVHNIPDQCSPSPCNPRGTVRCEDKKGDFLCHCFTGWTGVRCEKDVNECNKRNGGCDHECNNTMGSYHCSCRRGYMLVERKLCNDVDECQDPGMCGTARCVNQDGDYDCLCETGYIYDNNTKTCLDVDECEQGVCEECVNTPGSFRCFCDGRQGKKLSHDLRSCQEITTCVSLTMKRNSRSLYLGRMFSGVPVVRLRFRRRVQTGFSAEFDLRTFDPEGVIFFAGGHLNSSWIVLAMHHGKLELQLRYGAVSRVTSSGPVVNDGQWRKISVEEQGRSLVIKIDREAVMKIAVNGDLFTLKKGMHELNLTVGGVPFKEDSLINQVNPRFDGCMREWRWLTGEDTSIQETIRSNDNMQCFSTENPGTYYPGTGFALFNITYESQSLSIQLTLRPASTVGVLLALVYQDSVPLSISLSDYHRDNQEWREYVLVSVGDVSLYLSLYPPVCPGLCG; this is encoded by the exons ATGCAGTTGACAGAGCTCCTTGCTTCAGGAACCTTCCTGGTCCTGCTCCTTGTCCGGTGGTCCGACAGCC TTTCCTTGTCCCCGGAAGAAGCTAACCAGTTCTTGAGGAGACACAGGAGAGCGAATCACGTTTTTGAGGAGACGAAACAAGGGCACCTGGAGCGAGAGTGTGTGGAAGAGAAGTGTAGCAAAGAGGAGGCGAGAGAAGTATTCGAGAACGACCCTGAAACA GACTACTTCTTTCCAAAGTACTTAG CGTGCATGGAGAAGTTCGGAGACACGGACAAGAAGAAACAAGACCTGATCACCTGTGTTCACA ATATTCCAGACCAGTGCTCTCCGTCTCCCTGTAATCCTCGAGGTACGGTGCGCTGTGAGGACAAAAAGGGTGACTTCCTCTGCCACTGCTTCACTGGCTGGACAGGAGTCCGTTGTGAGAAAG ATGTCAACGAGTGCAACAAGAGGAATGGAGGATGTGACCACGAGTGTAACAACACTATGGGTAGCTACCATTGCTCCTGTCGCCGCGGTTACATGCTGGTCGAACGCAAGTTGTGTAACG atgtGGATGAGTGCCAGGATCCAGGGATGTGTGGGACAGCGAGGTGTGTGAACCAGGATGGAGACTATGACTGTCTGTGTGAGACGGGATACATTTACGACAACAACACCAAGACCTGCCTAG atgtGGATGAGTGTGAGCAGGGAGTGTGTGAGGAGTGTGTTAACACGCCCGGTAGTTTCCGGTGTTTCTGTGACGGTCGGCAGGGCAAGAAGTTGAGCCACGACCTCAGGAGCTGTCAG GAGATCACTACATGTGTCTCTCTCACCATGAAGAGGAACTCCCGTTCTCTCTACCTGGGCCGGATGTTCAGCGGAGTCCCAGTGGTCAGGCTACGCTTCCGCAGGAGAGTCCAGACTGG gtTCTCAGCTGAGTTTGACCTCCGTACCTTTGACCCGGAGGGGGTCATCTTCTTCGCTGGTGGTCACCTGAACAGTTCCTGGATTGTTCTGGCAATGCATCATGGGAAACTGGAGCTGCAGCTGAGGTACGGGGCGGTCAGCCGGGTCACCAGCAGCGGGCCCGTCGTCAACGATGGACAGTGGAGAAAG ATCTCAGTGGAGGAGCAGGGGCGGAGTCTGGTGATAAAGATTGACAGGGAGGCGGTGATGAAGATAGCTGTGAACGGAGATCTGTTCACCCTGAAGAAAGGCATGCATGAACTCAACCTGACTGTAGGGGGCGTCCCTTTCAAAGAGGACAGTCTCATCAACCAG gtgaACCCGAGGTTTGACGGCTGTATGCGTGAGTGGCGCTGGTTAACAGGAGAGGATACGTCCATTCAGGAGACCATCAGGTCTAATGACAACATGCAGTGTTTCAGTACAGAAAACCCCGGAACCTATTACCCTGGGACAGGCTTCGCTCTGTTCAACATCACATACG aGTCCCAGTCTCTGAGTATCCAGCTGACTCTGAGACCAGCCTCCACTGTTGGGGTTCTATTGGCACTCGTTTATCAGGACagcgtccctctctccatctctctgtccgactaccacagagacaaccaggAATGGCGGGAG TATGTCCTGGTCTCTGTGGGTgatgtctctctgtatctttctctctaccccccagTATGTCCTGGTCTCTGTGGGTga